The Arachis ipaensis cultivar K30076 chromosome B07, Araip1.1, whole genome shotgun sequence genomic interval ACGCTGGATGACTTCAGAAAAggtactattatttttttataagcgAGAAATTTATCCCTTGGACAGAAAGTGCTTTGCTTGATTCTTTTATCAAATGCGTTTCTGTGTTATGTAGGTCAAAACTTCAATTGCAACCTTTCCTTCTACAGCTGAAATTGTATCCGAACCACTGGGGGTTGTGTTAGTCATCTCTGCATGGAACTATCCGTTTTGTATGTTAATATTTGGTTAAAGCTTGTTTCAAATGTTGAGTTGGCAACTTATGTTCTCATGCCGTTAAGGTCTATCTTTAAAGTGTATAAAGATGTTAATAATACATTTTCGATCTGTTTTTACAGTGTTGTCACTTGAACCAGTCATCGGAGCTATTGCAGCTGGTAATGCCTTGGTTCTAAAGCCATCAGAAATTGCTCCAGCCACATCATCACTGCTGGCAAAATTGCTAGGGGAGTACCTAGATAACTCCTGTACAAGAGTTGTTGAGGGAGCGGTTGATGAAACATCTGCATTGCTGCAGCAAAAGTGGGACAAAATTTTTTATACAGGTCCTTATCATTTTTCTAGAACTTTCTGAATTTCTTTCATGGTTTAAGATTTTGAAATGATATGGTTTTCTGTTTTAAATGGTGAAAACTCCCCTTATGATTGATCTTCATTAAGATGTTATGCAAGTGTCTAATTGTAAAAGCTTTCTGGATAGTTCAACAAGTGCATTGTTTTACCAGAAATCTTTAAAGATTAAAAATCATGTGCCTCATTCAAATCACGAGTGTTTCCCAGCTTGCAATTTACAGTTTCTATGTCATTCATATCTTGTTTGATGATGTTGTTTTAGTCATAAATGATATCCTGTTTGATACATGGGATTGACAATGATCATATGAACCTTACCGTATCTGATGTCACTTATTGCATCTGATAGCATTTCGTATTCATTTCAATTTGTCCCGAAATCATTAGTGTACGATTGTTGAATTAATGTATGCAGGTTTCATGAATATGTACTTCCAGAgagcattttctttttcattatataGTGGCCAACCtacaagttgtttcttatgaaaaGCTTTATTCTTTCCCCCACCTTTTTTTGGGAATAGGAAATACATTTTTAAATAATGGCTGGCTGGGTTGCTATGGAATTTTGGTTGTGGATATATCACAGTATACCTCTATAATGCAACTGTTATTTGCTGTCGAATTGGTTATCTTAGATTGAAATTTAGAGCAGGGACTCTGCATCTTGAGATATTTTTAGTGTCATGTACAATATTAAATCATATAATTAATTGGTCAAGAATGTGTTAAGTATCTAAGGAAAGTGGAAAACCACACCCGTCCACGGAAGCTTCACTCTATCGACATTGACCTAGTGATAACCAGTTTGCTACTGGCTATCAGTGTTCGATATTTACCTTAATTCAGCCTATAGGTAGCCTTTTCCATGGCGTCGACAACTGAGGCTCTGATATCATTGTTAAGTATCTAAGGAAAGGGAGAAACCACACTTTAAAAGCTAGTTATTAAGTGGGAAGAACCACTCCTTAACTACAACATCAAGCATCCCGTATGTGAGATGTTCACATATCTTGTTGAACAAGGCAGTATGGCAGTTGCAGCTCTTCTAAGCAGTATTCATATATGCCTGCTATAATGATAGATAATTGATGCATAGATATGAGTTAACTTTGTATCTCTTGGCATTATTGTTCATTCAAAGGAGGACAGTGAATGAGGTTATGCCTTGCTCCATGCTCAATGGGTGTGACCAAGTACCTTAGTTTAGCTGCATTGGTTGTTCTTGTATCTGGAACATATTGAGACTCTTATTGTCGGTCTTATGTATGAATtccaattattaattaatataggGGGATTTATTATCTTCTCCTGTTATGATTACTTGAGATTTCTGTTGCACACAGTAATCCCTGACACTAAActaactttcttttaattttaggaAATGGAAGGGTCGGGCGCATAGTGATGGCTGCTGCTGCTAAACATCTGACACCAGTAGTGCTGGAGCTTGGAGGAAAATCTccggttgttgttgattcaaatATTGATTTGAAGGTATAACTTTGCGTCACTTTTGTATTGTCAATCACTTGCTACCATACTGATTTCCTTGCATTTGATTTTGACTTTAAATAAATTTGAAATTGACCTGGCAAGGTAGCAACTAGACGAATAATTGCTGGAAAGTGGGGTTGTAACAATGGACAAGCCTGTGTTTCTCCAGATTATATTATTACGACAAAAGACTATGCTCCCAAGTTGGTAATAACTTCCACCCCAAGTGTAGTTGGGATTATAaatctttctttatttcttaagTGCTTAGTGTTTCCTGTTTCTAGGTGGATTCCCTCAAGGCCGAATTGGAGAAGTTTTATGGAAAGAATCCGTTGGAATCAAAAGATTTGTCTCGTATAGTGAACTCCAATCACTTTGGTCGTTTGACAAAGTTCTTGGATGATGAGAAGGTTTCTGGGAAGATTGTATTTGGAGGCGAAAAAGATGAAAGCAAACTGTAAGCTCTCTGTCTGCTCTAAAGAATAACTTCATCGATGAAGTATTTATTTAGTGTATACTGTATAGTAAAGATCTTGACACTATCATTTATATTTTCCCTTAAATTGCAGGAGGATTAGCCCCACTATTCTATTGGATATCCCACGAAATTCCCTGATAATGCGTGAGGAGATATTTGGTCCTTTACTTCCCATCATAACGGTGAGAATTAAGACCCCAATGTAACTTTAGTGAAAGGTCTTTTGTAAAGATTACATTGTTTGCTTGTATTTTTTTCCCCGGTTGCTTTTACAAGAAATCTAATATACAAAATGAATAGTTGCATCCTTGCATGTTTACCAGATGAGAAAGTAAGTTGTATGTGCATCAATACGTGGGACAAGTGCATTTCGGAAATAAGATTCACTTGTTTGAAACAGGTTGATAAACTGGAAGAAAGCTTTGATGTGATCAATTCAGGAACAAAGCCTCTCGCTGCGTATTTGTTTACGACCAACAATAAGCTCAAGGAGCAGTTTGTAATGAATATTTCTGCAGGAGGTTTGGTTGTCAATGACACTGCATTACATGTAAGTATTGTTTATGATTTGAAATGTATCCCTGAATGCCTCCTATAACAAGCGATTCACAAGTCTTTTGTAAAACATGTTTTATGTACCCAAGTCTTTGTTATTGGTTCATACAGAAATTAGTTCTACTCTAAGTAATATTTTGGCTTTTACACCTTTACATCCGTGCTATTCATTTCATTATGTTTAATTCATTTGAAATCTCAACACACTtgtgcttttgtttttccatttggcCTTTTTCCTTGGGGCAGCTTGCAGTAAATACTCTGCCTTTTGGGGGAGTTGGGGAGAGTGGAGTCGGTGCATACCATGGAAAATTCTCATTTGATGCATTTAGCCACAAAAAAGCAGTTCTTTATCGGAGTTTTCTCGGCGATGCACCAGTAAGGTACCCACCATACACAAATATAAAGATGAGATTGTTGAAGGCACTAGTTGGTGGTGGCTTACTTGGTATAATTCGTGCCCTGTTTGGATTGTCCTAGGCTCAGTTAGTAGTCTTGGAAACTTGATGCTACTGATATTTGATTCATCATTTGTTCTACCTTGTATTTTAATGTCCAGTGACATACTCATACTTTGCTATTTTCTTTTAAACTATCAAAAGTTTAATTTTTAAGATGTTCTGTGGTTACTCTTTCTTGAGCGAGTAATCCAGGTTCAAATTTATGTATTGATAATTTGATATTCATTTGTAGTGTTTCTGGGCACGAAATTTATttcttcttaaatgaaaatttataAATACCTGCTTGTTACAAACCTTTGTGCTTTGATGTTCTCTTATCGAAGTGGCTCGGCTTTGACATCCAAGGCCGTCTATTTAACTTGTCAAAAAGGGCGAACAAGGCTAGAAAATTTATCCCGCCAATAAAATAATGCCTGGCTTTTTAGATAGCAGTATATTAAGATAGCTGAGCAGTTAAAGGAAATGAGCTACCAACTGCCATAACTAAATTAGTTACACTTACAGTTTGTAGAAGTTAGTTAGTTAGCAATAGCAGTGTGTAGTTAGTTAGGCAAATTAGAGTAGTTAAGATTATAGTTAAGCTTATGGCAGCCAGTACATAAGCAATGACATGTCTCTGTAGAAATGTAACGATTCATCATTCTAAAGTCAGAATTCATATTAGAAACTTTTCAAACTCTACTCTTGCAATCTCTCTTCCCTCACCCACTTTCTCTGCCACCAAGAATAGAGATTCAACATGGTGCAGTAAGCTTGATGGTTTTCTGAGATTTGTGAGTACCTTCAATTTCAAGGTTTAATCAAGTTTTGTGAATTCTGATCTTGTGATTCAAGCTCATTTTCAGCGAGATCACAAGAAAGAACGATGGATCTGATAAGTCCAGAAACTCATGGACACTCAAAATTCAAATGATCAAGATTTCTCCATGGCTGAATTCCAGCGATTCACGAAAATGATGGCACAATTCTCGTCAATTCAAGCTTAAGCCATGAAAGCGACATTGAATCTCAATCAAGATCCCTCAAGCTTTACTTcttacatccaagtgagaatccAGGTAACGCTCTCACTTCAACTCCACTAACGAATCAAAACGACCACTCGGGCGCATTCTACATGGAAAGAATAAGATCAAGTTTGTGGATGGTTCATTGCTAAAACCTGATGAGGCAGATAGCAAGTTCGATGCATGGGATAAATGCAATATACTTGCACTCTCATGGCTACTTGCGCCACTAAGTCAAGATATTCTCCAAAGTGTATGCGTGTGAACTTTGGAATGACCTAAAGCACAAATTCTATGAAGGGGATGCATTTAGAGTAAGGGAGTTGCAAGAAGAACTGTTCTCAATAAAGCTAGGAGAGATGCCAGTGACGTCATATTTCACAAAACTTAAAAGGAATTTGGGAAGAACCCGAAAAATTTGAACTAGTTCCTAGTTGCAAGTGCATGAAAGAATGTGGTTGCGTACTTGGTATAATGAGACGATACAAGAAAAGAACAAATGCAATTCGATTTCTAAGGGGCTCAATGACTAATACTCCACTGCCAAATCCCGAGTAATGTTGATGAAACCCTTCCAAGAGATTGCTGCGATTTATCAACTTTTTTTGTAGCAAGAAAGACAGCTAAACCAGCCAGAGATGCTAAATTCCAAGATTCTGAATTTCTGATAAACGCAACACTTAGCAATGGGTTGCCAAACATTAGAGGGAGAGGAAGGGGATGTGGAGTTAATGGAAGTGGTTGAGGACAAGGTCCTCCCAAGCTGTGTGCTCACTGTGGCATCTGATTGATagttgttattacaaacatgggTCCCCCCATATGCAGCGAGCTCAACAAGGAACCACCATAAACAGCTTGATGGTCGTTGAGAGCAATGAAGAAGACAACAACAAGCTCTCGACTCAGGAAGGAGAATATCAAGATTTTGGGGAATTGTTCACTAATGATCAAAAGAAAGCCTTAATCGCAATGTTCCAACAACAAACACAATTATTTACTCGTAACAATGATTCAGCAACAACAGTTCTTGCCCCCTCTTCAGATGTATTTGAAATTCTCTCATCATATACACAATCTGATTTTTCTCAAAAATGGATCTTAAATACAAAAGCAACTGCTCATGTATCATTTGCACTGAAATTCTTTCAATCTTACAAAGTCATTAGCCTAGTAATTGTCAAAATGTCGAACAATTCACAGACTGTCTCCACCATATGTGGCATAGTTTCCTTCACTAAAGAATTCTACTTAACTGATGTTTTATATGTCCCTAGCTTCTCTTTTAATCTGATTTCAATTTCTAAAGCCACCAACTCTCTGTCATGTCAAGTTTTGTTCAATCATATTAATTGAGGTGCAGGATTAGCTTTCGTTGAAGACGATTGGAGTAGCTGAGCTTGAGAAAGTATTTACATACTGAAAGAAAGACATGATATAGAGGCAAAAAAATCTAAAGGCACCAACTAAGCACACTGACACAGTCAAACACATTAATGCTGTTAATCAATCAGATGAGTTCCATCTCTGGCATTGTAGGTTAGATCATGTGTCAAATGATaggttaaaaattttgaaaaacaataCAATGAGTTAGATTACACTCCACATGTTCTTCCTTGTGAGTTCTGCCATTATGTCGAGAAGAAACATTTATCTTTTAGCACAAGTAAGAATCGATCAGATAAACAATTTGATCTACTTCATGTTGATATTTGGGGGCCACTGGCCAACCCTTCATAAATGGTCACAAGTATTTCTTAACCATTGTAGATGATCATAGTAGGTTCTTTTGGTTACATTTCATGAAGAACAAATCCGAGACACCTTTGCAAAATTTCATTCTTTTGGCTGAAAATCAACACAATACTCATGTCAAAAATGTAAGACCTGATCATGGCATTGAATTTAaagctttaaaaaaaattttcaactcaAAAGGCATTCTTCACCAGACCTTGTGTGTTGAGACTCATCAACAAAATGGGTCATGGAGTGCAAACACCAATATATATTGTACATTGCTAGAGCCAtaattttcaaatcaaatatGCCTAAGTGCTTATGGGATTATACTGCAGCATATGCTGCATTCATAATAAACAGAATCCCAAGATCATCTTTAAAGGATAAGTGCCCATATAAGATTTTACGTAATAAGCTGCCTTTTATTGAGCATTTAAGAATTTTTTATTGTTTGGCCTTTTTATTTGCACTAACTAGCAATAGAAGAAAACTTGATAAAAGCGCATCAAAGTGTGTGTTTTTGGGTTTACAACAAGGCACAAAAGGATATGTTTTAATGAATCTAGACAATAGGAACATTTTTGCCTCCAGACATGTCATTTTCTATGAAAACAGCTTTCCATTTCATGATCTCTTCAAAATATGCACACACAAACAGTTGAGTCAATACCACCTGCTACACCAGTTTTTCATGCACTAGATCCAAACGACACTTGCTTTTCAAATCCCACCAAAGATGTTAGTTTTGACTCAACACCACATGAAATACACAATTCTTCTCTACTTGAAAACTTAGAAGCTAGTGACACTTAATGCAATACCAACTCACAACTTTCACTACACTTACCACAATATAACACTGTGTTCCTTCAAACACAGCCGCACCAACATAATCAATTTCACACACCTCTACGAAGATTAACAAGATTAAGAAATAAGCTTCTTTATCTCAAAGACTTTCAATGCATGCAAATTTCAGTATCAAGTACAGATGATTCCAATTTCAAAAAATATCCCACTTGCAATTATGTTAGTTTGAATAGGTATAGCCCTTCACAGAGAGCCTTCTCTATTGCCATATCCAACAACACAGAACCATATTCCTATGAGCAGGCAATTATGCATGACTGCTGGAAGGATGCGATTAAGGCCAAACTTGATGCATTAGAGACCAAGAATGAGAGTTCtttcagtggctaggaatggtcttccaagaacGATGGAGGCATTTTCATCCTCCTCCATGTCATGGATCACAAAATCTGATGGGAGAAAAAAATTTTCtagttcgatcactcaattctatgtttccacccttcttatcatgcattcttgcaagttgcttctttttGATGAGTTGGATCAATTCAATAGATTTTGTTTGCATTGAGTTaattctttgcttagccctatatgtctatatactatcttgggaatttgattgtttgttttcaccaacttCAAATAGGATacatagatagatatatatagaaCTCACACTTATGCACCAAAAtagaactcacacttaagcaccaaaatagcatacttttgtattttgtccccaatttgatctaaatgtgaaaatatgcaaTTTTGAGCTTGAagtgagcaatttaattccacttttattccatttgatgccacgACATATTTGTTGAGTGTTTTCaagccttggaggcaagaatggatagccaaaagtggaagaaagcatgaacaagggagaaaacatgaagaaaacaagaaaaagcacACACAGTGAAGTGTGCGTGTCTGCGTACAGGaaagaatttccatgtgtgcgtgcgcacaagcacctgtgcgtacgcacaggtcaactttcagccaagtgtgcggacacacacatctgtgcgtccgcacaggtccctgcacgtgatttcattaatgaagcacgtgtTTCTCGAATTCtgaggcctcttggcccattttggaaggcttggttGCTGATTGTGGATGCTATATAAGGGGAGATTCAACACATATGAAGACATTAGGTTTTATTAGCTTACATTAggtcttagattttatttttttccatagtttttacatagtaggagtaggagtagtgtagagtagagagctctcctagggtttatcaatttccattgtagcattttatagcaagctttgatctttgattttgcttccttaattgtaagtactctcaatttcctctttaattatagCACTTTTACTCTCATTTCCTTTTAGTTCAAGTTACTTACTCATAATTGTAATTTTGTGTTTCctgaagttttgatcaatgaattttatgtttcatgcttcttttatgtttgattgcttgtttatgtttggttttgttgatagttggttatagtttttcattttactttgcaatttttcatattttacttttatgcacacaaggtgtttgtgaaaatgccaaccttaagttttgagtagattttcataccTTGGCTTATtaggatttgagttcctaggatactagagtcataatgtccgacatttagtggtaattcttggggagttagttgactcttgtttccattaaagctagcctttaatcaactagtttggtaagttggttgggatttatggattaaggtcaattatgcttgcttgacttactcctcgatggttggggttaactaggcgagattaactcatgataattgccatagttgtggttatggcaatgataggattccttgaaTCCTCTTATTCCCATGTCAAAGCTCTTTTACATATCTTTgaattttcactagttttgatctcatattctctttacttgcattaattacaattttgctcattccttagttctttgaTTACTTAGCTTCTTTAATCTCTCGTTCTTTAATTCAAAACCCCTTTTTTCCTCcacaaccgaaagagaaacacttcgattgcatcctagggagaacgacccgaggttgaaagactctcgatttatatgttttgaatttgaaaatactaaattttgatgttgagagttagttgttgatttagctatacctgcaacgaagtgatcttattttgagaaattctagatcaacacaAGCTtatcacatcaagtttttggcgctgataaaccactattttatgattcatcttgtgctcaattgagtgtttttatcaattcttcacccacttattcatataatttgcatggttttacaattccttccttattatgtgatacatatgaaaacatgtttcctaagccttaaaaatgataattttaattaccctttattaccattcgataccgtgatctgtgtgttaagtaatttcaggcttcatagggcaggaatggcttagaggatagaaaggaaacacgcaaaaatggaaggaacgcacaaaatggagttttgaagaaaatggcagcgacgcgcacgcatggacgatacAGACGCATGTAATGTGCAAGGATTATCGTTGGAGTGGAATTTCTCAATGAGAACCGCATTGGTAGTATAGCTCCACCCAACAACAATccccgagtatcaaatttagaaagggatttggttgtcacaagttcaaccccaatagaaataaccgaagtattcaaacctcgggtcctcTCACAGGGAataggcaaacatgtgcttcgacattagttagaaatccggggttgtgagtcatgagcaagaatttaaactaggaatcttaacaagcaagtaatcttaaatttcaagaaactaatttaattaactaagcaagatgtgagcaattccaaactaacaaagcaacatccaatatgattctattctaaactaaacaagtaactataacgaAGACAAGTAATCAAGAATTTGAGTTTTcgaatatgaatgataaaagcaactcttggctaggcatggaaattggggtcaccaccatccttgtctaataaccatatcttgacaattatgaggaaccaaactcattaagtctacttctatacttgaagtacgtcaaatggtttggtcaacatcaacccataagttctaaccttactactaattgacttaatagaaggttagcgtcaatggctatcaaattgaccactaagggctcccaaatcatcaaatccattagactcaataactcaagtttacccaattcccttagcctaggccaagagtaaagagaactactccataatcaaggtaaacaattcatcgaacacatggtaagcattaacaaaaaacatgttcaaattgcaatcAAATTGAAatcacaagtacccactaacaattatcaacatacaatcatccaaacaacacaattaatcatagaaataatcaatgtaacatcaacaagtcaagatttacaacattcatgaaatgggtataaaatgacaattgacaagaattcataaaactatcacaagatctaagcaaaattataccaaggaattcaaattgaacaattaaaactagtaattaacaagatccaattcagaattcaataagagaagatcaaattacaactagatctagagagaaacaagggtttctctctctagaagaataaagaaccaaaaactagctaaaattgtgtcttagtgtaaaatgattgatcccccctttttcCCTAGCATCCttaggtcttttccatgcagaaatagcttgaatttgggcctgatgagcctcagaaatcgccaggcatgatttcctttaatgaggtcacgtgcaacttcccgcgcgtgcgcgccatgcgtgcgtgcgcgtcgataggaatcctCTGATCtgtgcggatgcgtccatccttgtgcgccgcttccagccatcctcatccacgcgtgcgcgtggagtgcgcgtggagtgcgcgtgcacGCCAATGCTGATTttcccaaaattcaaatcttcttattcctcccttttgtgcatgctttctttctctcttctaggccattcctaccttataattCTTGAAATCACTCAGCAAatacatcacgacatcgaatggcaatagaataggattaaaatatggcaattttaaggcaaaataagcatgtttttcatcatgaagcaatattaggaagagaacacaaaaccatgcatttcttgtgaataagtgtggaaaatattgacaaaacccctccaaattctacacaatatacactacaaaattg includes:
- the LOC107609401 gene encoding aldehyde dehydrogenase family 3 member H1 produces the protein MSSSTDADEKKKESFNAEAASLLVNNLRATFASGTTRSYEWRASQLKALIKLCDAHEQQIIDALYSDLAKPPLETVAYEIAMFKNSCKAALKELKRWMTSEKVKTSIATFPSTAEIVSEPLGVVLVISAWNYPFLLSLEPVIGAIAAGNALVLKPSEIAPATSSLLAKLLGEYLDNSCTRVVEGAVDETSALLQQKWDKIFYTGNGRVGRIVMAAAAKHLTPVVLELGGKSPVVVDSNIDLKVATRRIIAGKWGCNNGQACVSPDYIITTKDYAPKLVDSLKAELEKFYGKNPLESKDLSRIVNSNHFGRLTKFLDDEKVSGKIVFGGEKDESKLRISPTILLDIPRNSLIMREEIFGPLLPIITVDKLEESFDVINSGTKPLAAYLFTTNNKLKEQFVMNISAGGLVVNDTALHLAVNTLPFGGVGESGVGAYHGKFSFDAFSHKKAVLYRSFLGDAPVRYPPYTNIKMRLLKALVGGGLLGIIRALFGLS